In the Populus trichocarpa isolate Nisqually-1 chromosome 1, P.trichocarpa_v4.1, whole genome shotgun sequence genome, ACAAGTAAATGCAAGAAACGCGGACAATAAAAACTGGGAAGTGAAAGTACCGTCGTCAACAGTTGCTGGATCCTCATCAACACTCGCCTTaatctctcctttttttctcttcacttTCTTGATTTTCTAGATCACAATTATCTTCCCTTCCTATTTATTATCTCCACCTGCTTATTACACTAGCAGCAGCCATGATTGGCAAAGAAATCCTACACAAGATGAAGGTATGAATGGATGTATATCCTTTGTAGTGAACAAGTTATTGATTTGAGATCTTCAATATTTCAACCATTATATATGTGTCTACTGctttccctgttttttcttctttttatggcCTTGAATTCGTGAGTTTTTTCTTGCTTGATCTACGTGTGTTTGGAGACTTCATAAATGTGcttttttgatttataattaaagacatgattttttgatttatttgtttggaGTGATATGGATCAGATGGGGTTAGAGATAGTGCTTATTCTGTGTTCATAGTAAGTCTTAACATCATTCCAGTTCTGGATTTTATGGGGGGTACTCTCAACATCATTAAAGCCAGTTGCTAATTATTTGTTACAGTAGctaatttattgagaattgggAACTTTCATGATCATACGAAATTAAAGTATTTTGACATTAACAATCACAATTTGCATTCAGAGATAAGGAATTGTTGAACAAATTATGTAATATCAATGTGTAGTGCATGCTGATTTGCTGAGATATAATGTCAATGAGATGGGATCTTACAATGTGTTTTATTCGGAAGGAACCTAGAACATGGCagttattattttactttgcaATTGCTATCTTTAACCAAGTTGCTATAATTTCTGTTCGGGAGGAAGACATCACGTTCGAAGAAGAATTGTAAGACTCTTTTGTTccaaacaattataattatacaaCTATggaagtatttttaattaatatgtttttgtggTTTGTTCAGCTCTTTGACATTGATTACACATGCATTTTTCATTGGATTACTAGCCGTGTGAGTTACCTACAAGTTTGAATGCACATATTGCAGGAAAAGGTTGGATTAGGTTCTTCTCCAGATTGTGGAAAGGGCAAGAGTAAGATTTCGAAGCACATAACACATGGCTTTCACTTAGTAAAGGGGAAATCACATCATGACATGGAAGATTATGTTGTTGCTCAATTTAAGGAAGTCGATGACAATGAACTTGGTTTGTTTGCAATATTTGATGGTCATCTCAGCCATGTTATTCCTGATTATTTGCGGTCTCATTTGTTTGACAATATCTTGAAGGAGGTAAGGCATTCTATCTGTGTATTGTAAGTCATTATTGAAGCATCATTTTGTGAGCTACTTTGTAGGCCTAAATTTTTTACTATGGTTATGGGATAGGATTCTGGGGTTGGTTGCTTAATGGCTTCTCATTTTTAAGTGGAGCTGAgaattgatatttcaactttaatGATGGACTAAATATGCTTGCTATTTCCCCTTCTTAGATTGTCCATTCTGCTTGTAGTTTTCTGTACTGGGTGGATTTGATGAAAATGAATGTCTATTTCTTGTTTGAATATTTCCTTCATGCAGCCAGACTTTTGGACACAGCCAAAAAATGCTATGAGGAGAGCATATTGTATTACTGATACTACAATTTTGGAGAAAGCTGGTGATTTGGGTAAAGGAGGTTCAACGGCTGTCACTGCTATACTAATTAACTGTCAGAAGCTGGTAGTAGCAAATGTAGGTGACTCACGAGCTGTTATCTGCAAGAATGGTGTTGCCAAACAACTCTCAGTTGATCATGAGCCAAGCATGGAAAGGGAGGAAATCGAGAACAGAGGTGGCTTTGTGTCAAACTTTCCAGGTAAGAGATTTGCTGAGTTTCAAGAACTATGTTGTTCTACAATGTTTGGACTCTACATAAATATGATTATGATTGTGTTGTGAGAAATGGAGCATTGGAAATTAGATTGTTAGGACATTACTGCTTTTAATGCCTTTAGGTTTTGAGGCTTGCAACTGCATGCTGGAATTTTGAAAATGGATTGCATACTGTGCACTCTTTCACAGGGCAAATGGATGCTTTAAATGATAGAATTTGCACCAAGTTATTGCACTGATTGGTGTCCTGTGACCTGTTGATGAATAGACATGGGTTATCTTTTTAAACTGATGGAACTGCACTTTTCTATTAACTAAGTTTACGCTTATTCCTCTTCATTTTCATCTGGTTTCAGACAGCCATTGTGAGCATGCAATCTGTTGCACTATGATCAGCCATGTGATTCTTCTTTGTTCCAATATCAATACCTTTAGACTATCTCTCCTCCTTATAGAGATGTTTCAATAGTCTGTCACTATCAATATTAACTTTCCAAGTCACTATCATATTAACTTCACTTTATGAATTCAGGGGATGTCCCACGTGTTGATGGACAGTTGGCAGTGGCAAGGGCATTTGGTGACAAGAGCTTGAAGGAACATCTGAGTTCAGAACCAGATGTCGCAATGGAGATGATTGATGATGATACAGATTGTATTATCTTAGCAAGTGACGGGTTGTGGAAGGTTTCTTTTACTTGGAACTTTCTACCTCTAATCTTTGTTGGGaggataaattatttgtttgccCTTTTTATGGACTAAAATCCGTTCCTCAATATGATGCCAGGTGATGTCCAACCAAGAAGCGGTGGATGCTGTCAAGAACATAAAGGATGCGCTGTCTGCAGCAAAGCGGCTTACTGAAGAAGCACTTAATAGGAAGAGTTCAGACGACATTTCCTGTGTGGTTGTGAAATTTCAGTGACCTCACCCCGGATTCCTCCTCTTGCTCATGTTTGATAAGAAACTCTCAGAGGTGTGTAATACTGTAATTAGCCCTGGTACATTAATAACTATCATGCATGTTTTCTGCTACATTAGTAGCTGGTTATCGTGTTCTGTTGCAAGTAGAATGAAGTGGACCTGCTTGGTATCATTGTGCCTATAATATAGTTCAAGGGAGTACGGATGTTTGACTGGTTTGGCGAACCGTCTCTTTGATGCCAGCCTTAGCCCTCAAAGGAGGGGTTGCCCCAACTACTGTGTCTAATGTTACCTTGCTACCAAATTATTATATTACTATTTACAAACGAAGTTATAAGAGGGTGGTGTTTTACTGTAGATACATTGTAGAACAGACTCGTTTGCACTGTGGATTCGACATTATGTTATATTGTTCATCAGGGCCAAATGATATCGTCAACCACATCCattcttgaatttgattttttgaaaacatatatTCTCTTTGGTCCTTAGGTTTCCAAGTTTTTCTTGAATGGTTCTTGCCTTTCATTTGTAATACATGCCGGTCCCTAGAtggatggagagagagagagagagaaccggTGAGGGAgaaggaaggagagagaaaactcTGATGAGCTCCATTCAGGCCATGTAATTCAAAAATCTGTGTCCATGTATTCTCGGAAAAAATATTAGTCTTTTGGGATTCATATGTTTGCGAAAGTAAGTTTCTAGAGACGTGTTTTGAGGTTGTAAAATGGTTTttaaatggttattttttagattgttcaTGCAACTTAACAAGAAAATGATATATCATGATTTTGACctttatttatatgtaaaaaataatatcaaaattaattactattgtaaaaaataatgattttttttataaccttgCAAGAAATAGggattaattatcaatttattttataataatagaggtttgataattaataactaattaatctAGGGCTTATAGTCTTAAGAACTTTTACAAGGataacaaaattgatataaCATTGATGTGCTTACAATAACGAAAATATTGCCACTACTAGTACCAGTAGATgttatgttgataatttattgttttttaagtttatattagtttttggtTAATAATATCTAGCTTCTGATAATAATCATTGATGTTATGacctaaatttcaaatttatgaTTAGTAACACAGGTGCGATGTCATAAGGACATCACACCCACACTAAATCTTAGAATGTAtatatcataaaacaaattatataaagattttatagcattttaatatccttcaaaatattatattcttcaaaactagtaaaaataaataactcttaatttttttttcatcggataaaataaaacaaataatttataatacttATTACATTGTTAAAATccgaatttaattaaaatagtgtAATAGTAAAGTGTTTAAGATAtcgaataaaaaactaaaagaaaagccTTGCGGAACAAGTAAGGCATAACGACAAAAACTGAATAAGCAATAACACTCAATAAAATTTACAtgctaacaaaaattaaaaacttgaaataatattaaaaaaatagggggATAAGTTCAACCAAGTCAGTAAGGGAATAACATTTAACATATATCTTAGATATTAATAGTTTCCAAGTCGTGCAtatcttgatataaatatacatactaAGCACATTAACATAAAGTGTGGAAtacatgtcagagatcagatgacTTCCAAAGATGACGAGATGACACTCGAAGGTGACCACTATGAGAGGATCAGTCGCTGCAGGCTAACACCTTtctcaccagctaggtatacaaaatattatatgCACATAGACGAATTATTCTCTGTTAGCATGAAGTTACTGATAAGTATATCGATATTAGAACATAATAGATACTTGCATAATTATCAAAGCAATGTATATcttatcaaatagaatttagtCCAACAGAATATGAGTGTAAATTCAAGAATAGGTGagtatttagaaaataaagcaacatatataaatattcaagaaattaactacATGTACTCAtcgtataatcaacatacatatttatttatattacatgtatattaaagattatcccactcacccggaaaacgaaagaaaaagacaaacaGATGCAGAACCGAAGACTACTGAAGATCGTTAGGAGAAACATCAACATAACTTATAATGGAtatgaaaaacactaaaaaacaactcgaagtaaagtaacataaaagattaaaaactttAAGCTTAAAGACCAAAACGtaaatataaagctaaattGATTCACCCGATCGATCCCGAACTTAATCCAAACTGATCAAACATAACATacccaataaaactttaatgttGGTCAATCGGTCGACCAAGATGACCAACCGGTCGACCACTATCACAGGCTAACTGGTTTAAACTAATCGGTCGACAACATCAATTAGTCAACCGGTCAGCCAGTTCAACCAATCGATCGACTGATTAATTAGGGTTTTCAGAATCTCGATTTATCAGTCTTCAAACTTGTAAATTTCATAATAACacaatctatttttcaaaaactcataattccagacatcaaatcaatttgtttaaGGCCAACTAACAtcttaaaatatcaattcaatcctttaaatcattttatcatcaaaacaatataaaaacccTAAATACATCTTAAAACCTTTCATAATCAatccttaattgaaaataacaaaagaggAAAAACCACTTACTTATTTCTTCAACCTTTCTTAAACTAAAAACTTCAATTCAAAACTGAAATCCCTTGTAAACAGGATTGGAAAGTCGCGATAGGGagagaaaatagagaaagagagaaaacaatgctcttaacaattttttctttaaatatctaGGTTGGTTGAATTGGGTTTGGGTAGAACCTTGGGCTTAGATTGTGCTAAGAATATGGGTCTTAcaattgacattttaaaaaaatgtgatttcttattcttttgaattaaCACAAGAATTTCGTTTGActgtatcatttttttatatataaatttataattaggtttcaatctttgaaaattaatatttaaaattacatcaatacgaaaagaaaaaaactatcaagTAGAGATGAtggggttttttatttatttatagttatGGACTCATTAAATGAAATCATGCACCATTTCAATATAGATTGCTTGATTATTCTTATGAACATTGATTTTTGTGTTCATTTAATTATTGACTCTTTCAATTATATTTGTAAgtgttattaataattaattgcgTGATATCAAAACTATACATAtctataaaatatatctaagcTCAAAAGTAAAAATACACATGAtattaaatactataaaatgcatattaaattaaaatatttttaaaattaatattaatcaattttgatttcacTCGACTacatttttagaattaattgaaatattaaaatagactTTATAAGGTTACCAGTCGAAActactaattaagaaaaaactaaaagatctTGGCAAGATGTTGTTCATTCAACTATACACGAGTGCATACATAATTGCATTGTGAATTTACAcaaagtaattttctttttttaaatcatgtagTTATTTTCACCTCAATTCTATCCTTCCATGTgggttttatttgagattgggTTTAATGGTTTGTTTTAATAAGTTCAATGTGGGGTTTTCGTTGGATAAAAAAAGTATCCTATCACTGGTCTAGCACTTGATTctgtaaaataatattcatattttttgtttttcgaaGGATTGAAACTAAAGGAAACTACAATTgaaaattgtaaagaaaaaaatggagctctttttggttttgaagggaagaaaagaagaaattaaacatGAGAACCGAGAAGaggagatagaaaaaaaaaagtaaagaagaaTGGGTTAACGAAACCACATTGGAGCTCTATAGTCACCCCATATTGTGCTAAAAGGATGTCCTTTGTCGAGATGATTCTAACAACACCAAGAAAAGTCATAATCAAAGCTTGAAGGAAGCCACGCGGGCCTCCCAAATGCAGTGGCTTTCCTCACACGCTAGTGCATTAGAAACTCTTTACCATCTTCATTCAATTTAGTCACAGATTCTCTAAtaattcttcaattcaatcctgACTTCATTCTATCGAGTCGGATGAAGGCTCAATCAGggagacaaaaacaaaagggaaaggaaagagaTGAAATGTCCAACTGAATTAGCTCATTGTGATCATGTTCATGATCCAAGTCATGAATTttacgagttaacctgaattgatcagggtcaatccaatatgtctccatctcaatattaaaaaaatgcaatttgatttttttaagtcaaactacATTTTTACCGTTTGTCTAGGTTAATTTCAAACACAAGTTGACTGAGTCACATTGGTTAAACtctcacataatttatttaaagctTGATCTAGGCAAGGAGTTAAGTAAAAAAGTTTTAAGGACGACTTGTTGGATCATGTTTAATGACACTGTCAAAGAGTTTTTCATGGcctgaacatttttttttatattcatataatgtccctacttaatttttttaaaagctcgAGTAAcattgtcttaatttttttttatcagatcaAGTTTTGATCGGATCAACTTGATATATTATGAATTTatgcctatttttttaaaaaaaatatatgctcaAAAGAATTTATTGACACCTCAAGTTCGTGTCCGTAGTGGAGCTTTGACAGCAAAACTAGtaaatatgctaaaaaaaatgtaGATTTCCTGTTGCTAAACTATAGTgagattactattttttttcttaaaaaaaattaagacgtAGCTTCCCAAACAATataagttggtttttttttagttttttttaatttaataaatgtgATTTCATCCCCATGTCTAAAGTAATTGGCTTGAAGAATACAAGTCAAAATaacataggttttttttttaaaaaaattaaagtagcTTAATCCTTGAAATTCTAATCTATGTGATGTGGTCTTTTTGTTTACACCTAAAATTGggtatttttttgcatttgtttttttattataagtcaAAATTCTTAAAGATtaagaatattataattatggatatatgtctaaaatatttaatttttattcatgttagTCCACTTGTCAAAAGATTACTGCaactttttatatagaaaaaactaggaaatcctaataatattgaataggaaaataaaaaaattccttttaatagaaaaactagaaaagcctaataatattgaataagaaaaaaatttaaaactaaataagaaataaaaaaagctgaaaaaaatatttatttttctaaaaagctCGTGCATCAAGGATGTTGCTAGTTGGTTGGTTAATTTTGACATTTTAGTTAGCCaagcatagaaaacaaaacatcagTATTTACACTCCTCTTCCTGTATTTGATTGTCTTTAGCAagatgcaagtatggattttgtCCTAAAGCTTTCATTTACCTTAAAGAAGCATGAAtccataattttaattgttgaatgtttttctaagatgacCCACTTCATTCCTTATACCAATGTCATGGATGCCTCTTGAGTTACTAAACTCTATTTTGATGAGATCATGAAGTTATATCACCTCTCTAAAGCCATAGTCTTAGATAGGGATGTGCGATATATGAATTACTTTTGGAATTACCAAGTTGAAATTATATGGTACCTATCACCCTAAAACAAATGGTCAAACTGAGATGATCGATCGAAGCTTAGTTAATCTCTTGAGATGTCTGAAGAGTTAACTATAATAGGAATTGAGATTTGGTTCTCGCTACGACCTGGTTTTCCTATATTATCTTGGTTAATAATTCTATAGGTATGAGTCCATTTAAAGTTGTTCATGGTAAACTAGAAATCTTGTAGACCTTCTTTCCATGTCTTTTTTACACTAAGAAATCTAAGTTAATAGAGTCTTTTTTATATGAAGTTCATGGTTTGCATGTTGAGatctcaaaataaattcaagtaaGTAATATCCAATACATACTTCAAGCttatttatataagttttataATGCATTTAATGTTAGAGATTATGTCATATCctttcaaaaccaataaaaattgaTGGCATGTAAAGTTGGACTATTCAAAGTATTATTGAGGTTGGATCAAATGCTTAAGTCATTGACCTATCCTTAACTTTGGtattaactatatttttaatatagagaATCTTGTTGAATAAAGAGACAACAACCTATCTCATATGACCCTTGTTACCTTTTTCATCAGCATAAAAAGAACATATTGATGCTATTTGGATAAACAAGTTGTTTTAATAAGGGATGATGAGGTTTAATGATTTCTATTTTGTTGGGTTAGGTGACCTGATTTGGATTGTACTTGGATCACTAGATATACATTGAAGCGTGTTAATTCTGATCTTTGGGAACACTATCAGAGTTGTCAAAAGCTACACTTGACAGGGTTGAgtttttcaacttcaaaagAGTTGGTGGGGACGCTAGACCCGTATTGCAGGTCACACACATATGAACATAAACGATGGATGATAGCTCAACTCATCACCCTTTTGTTACTggactttattttattctattttggatttcattttatttagctCAATTGTTGGTAATGTTTTTATTAGGGTTTGGTTTAGactatttagatatatttttctatgaCATTAAcagtttgataattaattaaaaataaataaacttttgtatGAGACGCtgcttttcttctcctctctttaaCCGTCTTCTCTTCCCTTATTCCTTTTATcctctttaatttattgttgaaCCGCATCAACTTGTGGCGAGTTTTTATTTTCCCTAAAACACATgtaacaaatagaaaaataaaaataaaactcttgaTGCTATAgatatacacacacactttGATGTGTGATTCATCCTTTGCAATTTATGTGCttcatttgtatatatataaatatattttgagcttagattttgatatatttgaactttaattaaatttaatctaagACTAtcttaacaatttataatcatgCTTTTTGGATAGGGAATAGTACGTAGTCTTGAATCATAGGATACTGGAAGGGTAGAACCAGCTAGAAATCTAGGTTTACAAGCATCGTAAGAGTTGGGTTAGACTAATTTTCATTGGATGAGTTTGGTTCAGACGCAGGAAGCAGCTCTTTGGTACAGCTATCCTCAGCAACGTTGTTTTCTTAGTAAGATGAACCCAACGAGGTTCTTTTGCAGTTCGGCAAGAACATAGTCAATAATATTCTTTATAGGATAGATATTATTCTTTATAGGATAGCAATAAGATTCCACCAAGCCAATGCTGGTAGAACCTTGAACACCATTTGAGGCCTAATCCACATAATACAGCCTCTGTCAAACAACATTACAGCAAGTAGATACTAAAGTACACCAAGGACATACGATCCCTTGTAGTGGTCGATCTTATACGGTCCCAAACATGCGTAGAATTAAGCTGTTACTTGACAGAAGAGAGGGAGCATGCCGCTGGTTAATTTGGTCTTCATCTGATCTGGGATCGCTTGTAAGAGGAACTTCCTTGGGGTGGGATGTTTATCTGAAATCTTCCTCTTTCATCAGCTTGCCTGCACGGGTTCTCTTTCAAAGAAGTATTGACGCCTTTGCGGTTTGAACCCTCTCCATAAGACTCAGCTGTGCTCTTCCGGCGCCTCTCATTGTGCCCTGCCAAACGCCTACGGCAGCTCCTCTTAGTTTCATCAAACTCCACTAGCTCGTGGAACCTGCAAAGGCTCATAATTATAGAATGGTGAAAGCAACTTAAACAGAACCATATACATAGCAAGTCACTGGAAGATGAGCAGAGAGAAGCCACAATGAGCTGAAATTGACTTCCAAGTAAATTTTGGTAAAAACACCTCTTGTCGAAAGTATCATTACGTGGAAAAATGCATGGAAAGGGAAAACACATATTACTTGGCAAAAGCTCATATATCTAACAAAATCTCTTAAGCGGAAACAGCCTCTCCATTAATTTTCTGACATTCCATGATGTTAGGAACATCAATTTTGATCATATTAACCAGTCAGCTGATTTTGTGTTCGTGACCAGCAGAAACTTGTCTCGAGTTAGAAACTTTCAAGCCTAATTAGCACCATTTCTTTTCATACTGTTGAAGTAAATTGTATCATTAACACTTGGACCATTATATTCACAACCTACATTTATGTACCCTAACTCTGTCAAACCTTCTTTTGGGGAATCCTGATGAAAATCCAATATTTGTCATCCAACCAAAGAAGGTTGCAGAAATTTTACCGTTCAAACGATACTAAATAAATCCCACTCTTCCTTCTGTTTTTGAGCTCTACTAGCAAGTGAAAAAGGTTGAGATTGTATATGGATGAGTCTCCAGAGTATTTGGAACTTGTAATTCTAACACTTTACTGAGTTTTAGCTTCAGTCAATTGCATATTTGCATGGGTTAGGCAATCTTCTTCACGCTGAGCTTACATTGGCTAATTCAGATAACTACGCCCGACTTCAAAACTCAAACAAGTTTCTTTCAGGCCAGTAATGTTACAAATGCAAAAAACTTGCCACTATTTTCTTATGAAGAAGCTGCACAAGGGAAAAGAAATTTTGTGTGTGAACATAGCATATTTCTCCTCAAACCCCTTTAATTGTCAAGTCGCATGCTATGTATCCATACTAGTAAAAGAAAATACGTCCTACTGAAAGAAAGATAGCTGAACAAAAACGCATGAAACAGAAATACCTGCTGCATTGTTGACAAAACCTCTGCCTGAGGCCAGCAACAACCACAGCTGGTGACTTTGCATGAACCTCGCAAACTTTGTGTCTCCTGTGGTACCTCTTAGCATCAGTTAAATTAGCTCCACACTTCTCCACTTGGCAGGATGGTGGAGACGCTCCGCCACTACCAGTCCCTCTCTTCCCATGCATAACACCggctcctttcttcttttcatcATCGGCTAAGCCAACACCGCCGCCACTCTCATATTCTTCCATGTCATCCTCCAACTCATCCTCAATCAGGAAATCATCTTTGttgatcattttttctttcaaactgCTATGCTTCCCTTCAAGAGTCCTAGCGTCCATTATTTTAGGGAGGATATCACACAATTGAGGTATTGTGTGGTAGCTAGCAAGGTGAGGAGTGGCTT is a window encoding:
- the LOC18095561 gene encoding probable protein phosphatase 2C 39, whose product is MIGKEILHKMKEKVGLGSSPDCGKGKSKISKHITHGFHLVKGKSHHDMEDYVVAQFKEVDDNELGLFAIFDGHLSHVIPDYLRSHLFDNILKEPDFWTQPKNAMRRAYCITDTTILEKAGDLGKGGSTAVTAILINCQKLVVANVGDSRAVICKNGVAKQLSVDHEPSMEREEIENRGGFVSNFPGDVPRVDGQLAVARAFGDKSLKEHLSSEPDVAMEMIDDDTDCIILASDGLWKVMSNQEAVDAVKNIKDALSAAKRLTEEALNRKSSDDISCVVVKFQ
- the LOC18095562 gene encoding squamosa promoter-binding-like protein 4, translated to MLLVVLPTFFTFYFTLSPTDLHFSTSKATPHLASYHTIPQLCDILPKIMDARTLEGKHSSLKEKMINKDDFLIEDELEDDMEEYESGGGVGLADDEKKKGAGVMHGKRGTGSGGASPPSCQVEKCGANLTDAKRYHRRHKVCEVHAKSPAVVVAGLRQRFCQQCSRFHELVEFDETKRSCRRRLAGHNERRRKSTAESYGEGSNRKGVNTSLKENPCRQADERGRFQINIPPQGSSSYKRSQIR